Proteins encoded within one genomic window of Granulicella pectinivorans:
- a CDS encoding sensor histidine kinase: MEKFLLTILLTSFFFGTSPYARTQEGVDGLTQHTWRTEDGLPDQEIQAIVQTADHFLWLGTPHGLVRFDGYHFRDEINTRVPMLRQFGVSCLLAARDGSLWVGANNGGIVRITPDGVRIFALGDGRGTLTVRVLYEDRSGDIWTGTDHGIFRLKEDRFQSVPGLKDPSVSAIVADGAGGLWFGGHRLLHYQANRFQEIAVPRQQGGLRIRSLSQAADGTLWIGTSYGLLQRTEAGVLQTVPDAPWDVRNMLQDSRGRLWIATAGNGLLVSRGDLKFVPVGPTEAHVSRVILALALDTDRDLWIGTQAGLTRFSDSGMTLWDVSSAVKTDFASVFLDRDGSVWLNAGDVTRLVEGKQTSLHFPSLGSFRIRSVLRAAQGALWVGTMGHGAYRFGSGKVENHSSDLGTGYVRGFLQGEGNSIWIATDSGVALWRDGAATSYQRSARAPHQPVYSMALAPKGGLWTGTANGLFLLRDGQYQDCAPCTLLGQQRVWSLFREAEDRLWIGAESGLYLLSGDRLRRLVLPDQGSTTQAVLSVLKDARGRLLVAQPGTIFRFSPAEVAESQPMTKQGRGEAMRTMRLEHLPEIFSVSRETATELSGGLPANGQTDQEGGAWYGTHLGLLHLSADRAAITQAPPPVNIEQITVDGTPVATTRSLTLMPSTHNLQIMASPVLLSSRRGLQIRRRLLGLEDRWSELEPGASSSYSGLPAGTYHFQVETRWPDDDRVFQDELEIVQIGPLWQRPWFLLLCALAVPLAAWAWHAFRIRQIALRFQAVAEERNRVAREMHDTLLQGCIGVSSLLEAASLNESPMTSVEGNALQVRSPLQYAREEVTKTIQDARAAISDLRRTEELRELGAELDALIRQQPRGSNLRIAFTRSGPEITLQPSVQHELFMSTREAIFNAVAHADATSLHVKLQTSSTRLAIDVVDDGKGFDPVERSQSSGHFGLVSMYERLQRIGGSIDIHSGEGRGSTVRLILPLQARMVRRTTVKTD, encoded by the coding sequence ATGGAAAAATTTCTTCTTACAATCCTGCTTACGTCTTTCTTCTTTGGAACTTCGCCTTATGCCCGCACGCAGGAAGGCGTCGATGGGTTGACACAGCATACCTGGCGCACGGAAGACGGTCTTCCCGATCAAGAGATTCAAGCCATCGTGCAGACGGCCGATCACTTTCTCTGGTTGGGGACCCCCCATGGTCTGGTTCGTTTTGACGGCTACCACTTTCGCGATGAGATCAACACGCGGGTTCCGATGCTGCGTCAGTTTGGAGTTTCCTGTCTCCTTGCGGCACGAGACGGTAGCCTGTGGGTCGGGGCGAATAACGGCGGCATCGTGCGCATCACACCCGATGGGGTCCGCATCTTTGCCCTCGGGGACGGCCGGGGAACACTGACCGTGCGAGTGCTCTATGAAGATCGCTCCGGCGATATCTGGACCGGAACTGACCACGGCATCTTTCGGCTCAAGGAGGACCGATTTCAAAGCGTACCGGGTTTGAAGGATCCCAGTGTCTCCGCGATTGTGGCCGATGGTGCAGGAGGTCTGTGGTTCGGCGGGCATCGGCTGCTCCACTATCAGGCGAACCGCTTCCAGGAGATCGCGGTGCCTCGTCAGCAAGGAGGCCTGCGGATTCGCAGCTTGTCGCAGGCGGCCGATGGCACCCTTTGGATCGGGACCAGTTATGGGCTCTTACAACGCACCGAAGCTGGAGTTTTACAAACAGTTCCAGACGCTCCATGGGACGTTAGAAACATGTTGCAAGACTCTCGCGGCCGACTGTGGATCGCCACGGCGGGAAATGGACTGCTGGTCTCGCGAGGGGATTTGAAATTCGTTCCCGTCGGTCCCACGGAAGCACACGTTAGCCGCGTGATTCTTGCTTTGGCTCTCGATACTGATCGAGACCTTTGGATTGGAACCCAAGCCGGCCTGACACGATTCAGTGATTCCGGAATGACTCTTTGGGACGTCTCCAGCGCGGTCAAGACCGATTTCGCCAGTGTCTTTCTCGATCGCGATGGATCGGTATGGCTCAACGCCGGCGACGTGACGCGTCTGGTCGAAGGCAAACAAACTTCATTGCATTTCCCTTCCCTGGGGAGCTTTCGCATCCGATCCGTCCTGCGCGCTGCTCAAGGTGCATTGTGGGTAGGAACCATGGGTCATGGCGCCTACCGTTTCGGTAGCGGCAAAGTGGAGAATCACTCTTCCGACCTCGGAACCGGCTATGTCAGAGGCTTTCTGCAGGGTGAAGGGAACAGCATCTGGATCGCAACAGACAGCGGGGTCGCACTCTGGCGGGATGGCGCGGCGACCTCATACCAACGATCGGCGCGTGCTCCGCACCAGCCGGTTTACTCCATGGCGCTGGCGCCCAAGGGCGGTCTCTGGACGGGCACGGCAAACGGCTTGTTCCTTCTGCGCGACGGACAATATCAGGACTGTGCTCCCTGTACCTTGCTCGGCCAGCAGCGCGTGTGGTCACTTTTTCGTGAGGCAGAGGATCGACTCTGGATCGGCGCGGAGTCCGGCTTGTATCTGCTTTCCGGAGATCGTCTTCGCCGGCTTGTTCTGCCCGACCAGGGTTCAACGACACAGGCGGTGCTGTCGGTACTCAAAGACGCCCGCGGGCGGCTTCTGGTCGCGCAGCCCGGTACCATCTTCCGTTTTTCTCCTGCAGAGGTTGCGGAGTCACAGCCGATGACAAAGCAAGGCAGAGGAGAAGCGATGCGCACCATGCGGCTGGAGCATCTGCCGGAGATCTTCAGTGTCTCGCGTGAAACCGCGACGGAGTTAAGCGGTGGATTACCTGCCAACGGACAGACGGATCAAGAAGGTGGCGCTTGGTACGGCACCCATCTCGGGCTGCTTCATCTCTCGGCAGACAGAGCCGCCATAACGCAGGCACCACCGCCCGTGAATATCGAACAGATCACGGTCGATGGCACTCCCGTGGCAACGACACGTTCACTTACGTTGATGCCCTCCACCCACAACCTTCAGATCATGGCGTCTCCTGTGCTGTTGAGTTCCCGGCGGGGCCTGCAGATTCGACGCCGTCTCCTGGGGCTCGAAGATCGATGGAGCGAACTCGAGCCGGGCGCCTCGTCCAGCTACTCCGGACTTCCAGCAGGGACCTATCACTTCCAGGTCGAGACGCGCTGGCCGGATGACGATCGAGTCTTCCAAGACGAATTGGAGATCGTCCAGATTGGCCCATTGTGGCAGCGGCCCTGGTTTCTGCTGCTGTGTGCCCTGGCTGTTCCCTTGGCCGCATGGGCCTGGCATGCGTTCCGGATACGGCAAATCGCCTTACGCTTTCAAGCTGTCGCCGAGGAGCGCAATCGTGTCGCGAGAGAGATGCACGATACATTGCTGCAGGGCTGCATTGGCGTCTCTTCCCTGCTCGAAGCTGCATCCCTGAACGAGTCCCCCATGACAAGCGTGGAGGGCAACGCTTTGCAAGTCCGATCCCCCTTGCAGTACGCACGGGAAGAGGTCACGAAGACCATCCAGGATGCTCGGGCGGCGATCTCCGACTTGCGACGGACGGAAGAGTTGCGCGAACTCGGAGCGGAGTTGGATGCACTGATTCGACAGCAACCGCGGGGCTCCAATCTACGGATCGCGTTCACACGCAGCGGTCCGGAGATCACTCTTCAACCCAGTGTGCAGCACGAGTTGTTTATGTCTACTCGCGAGGCGATCTTCAACGCCGTTGCGCACGCCGATGCAACCAGCCTGCATGTGAAGCTACAGACGAGTTCTACTCGACTGGCGATTGACGTGGTCGATGATGGAAAGGGCTTCGATCCTGTAGAGCGCTCGCAGTCCTCTGGCCATTTTGGGCTCGTCAGCATGTACGAGCGGCTTCAGCGAATCGGTGGATCCATCGATATTCATTCCGGTGAGGGTCGAGGAAGCACAGTACGTCTTATACTGCCGTTACAGGCAAGGATGGTACGAAGAACCACGGTGAAGACAGATTGA
- a CDS encoding DUF3034 family protein, with amino-acid sequence MNSSSVPINFRWHILRLRIFLLSIVCFALFGPTAHAQQLGWEGETGVFVTPLAYTVATPECKFAPPVIAYHFLNAGSVIGRFNQLSITSGFAKRVEFGYTRTIHEGGSDATLSPLWTEGFNTFHAKGSLIPENAWKKAWMPQVSTGFMLRTQVRNVGGQMQNKDTTNADVYLVATKTITQLKPMSLILSGGVQGTNAELIGLGGNASHWDPVGFGAAAVVFQGPAKSAIVLGVEMAQQPRHPDQLPNAVIRTVFVYALRVIPSPRLKLNVDFGILQGPGQIATGVDLKAKDCQGVAISYAF; translated from the coding sequence ATGAACTCTTCTTCTGTCCCTATCAACTTCCGGTGGCACATTCTTAGACTTCGCATCTTCCTGCTCTCTATCGTCTGTTTCGCGTTGTTCGGTCCGACGGCGCACGCGCAGCAGCTTGGCTGGGAGGGAGAGACGGGCGTCTTTGTGACGCCTCTGGCGTACACGGTTGCGACCCCGGAATGTAAGTTCGCTCCACCCGTGATTGCGTATCACTTTCTGAATGCGGGCAGCGTCATCGGCCGGTTCAACCAGCTCAGCATCACCAGCGGATTCGCGAAGCGCGTCGAGTTCGGCTATACGCGCACGATCCATGAGGGTGGCAGCGATGCGACCCTGAGTCCTCTGTGGACGGAAGGCTTCAACACGTTTCATGCGAAAGGTTCGCTGATCCCGGAGAACGCCTGGAAGAAGGCCTGGATGCCGCAGGTCTCGACCGGCTTTATGCTGCGGACACAGGTCCGCAACGTGGGCGGGCAGATGCAGAACAAGGACACCACCAACGCCGACGTCTATCTTGTGGCGACGAAGACGATCACGCAGCTCAAGCCGATGTCGCTGATCCTCTCGGGCGGTGTGCAGGGCACGAACGCGGAGCTGATCGGGCTCGGTGGCAACGCGAGCCATTGGGATCCGGTAGGCTTTGGCGCCGCGGCCGTTGTCTTTCAGGGGCCGGCCAAGAGCGCGATCGTGCTTGGAGTCGAGATGGCTCAGCAGCCGCGGCATCCGGACCAGTTGCCGAACGCCGTAATCCGAACGGTCTTCGTCTATGCGCTACGCGTGATTCCAAGCCCAAGGCTGAAGTTGAACGTGGACTTCGGGATTCTGCAAGGGCCGGGGCAGATTGCCACCGGAGTGGACCTGAAGGCGAAGGACTGCCAGGGTGTTGCAATCTCGTATGCTTTCTAG
- a CDS encoding zinc-dependent alcohol dehydrogenase, protein MSTAILEPKTGSTSSKHKATMQAAVVEAFGKPLVLREWEIPTAGPGQIVVKTEACGVCHTDLHAANGDWPLKPVPPFIPGHEAIGIVTEVGAGVTIVKEGDRVGVPWLYSACGHCEYCLSAWETVCPDAQFGGYTKNGGFAEYILADPNYVAHIPKGLSPVEAAPLICAGITTYKGIKQTEARPGEWIAISGCGGLGHLAIQYAKAMGLLVAAVDIDDGKLAHAKALGADLIFNAKTSDPAVALKKETGGGAHGVLITAPSLPAFKQGIAMARKRGICALVGLPPGDFPVPLFDVVANCITIRGSFVGTREDMAQALDFAVRGKVKADIELQPLSEINNIFKRLQHGDVPARVVLEFK, encoded by the coding sequence ATGAGCACAGCCATCCTTGAGCCAAAGACTGGATCCACGTCCTCCAAGCACAAAGCCACTATGCAGGCCGCGGTCGTCGAAGCATTCGGCAAGCCGCTCGTCCTGCGCGAGTGGGAGATTCCCACCGCGGGGCCTGGCCAGATCGTGGTCAAGACCGAGGCCTGCGGCGTCTGTCATACGGACCTGCATGCCGCCAATGGTGATTGGCCCCTGAAGCCTGTGCCGCCCTTTATCCCGGGTCACGAGGCCATCGGCATCGTCACCGAGGTTGGGGCCGGCGTGACGATCGTCAAAGAGGGCGATCGCGTCGGTGTGCCATGGCTCTACTCTGCCTGCGGCCACTGCGAGTATTGCCTCTCCGCATGGGAGACGGTCTGTCCGGACGCGCAGTTCGGCGGCTACACCAAGAATGGCGGCTTCGCCGAGTACATCCTCGCGGACCCCAACTACGTTGCCCACATCCCCAAGGGACTCTCGCCCGTGGAGGCTGCACCGCTGATCTGCGCCGGCATCACCACCTACAAGGGCATCAAGCAGACCGAGGCGCGGCCCGGCGAATGGATCGCGATCTCCGGCTGTGGCGGACTCGGCCATCTCGCCATTCAGTACGCCAAGGCGATGGGGCTTCTGGTCGCCGCGGTCGACATCGACGACGGCAAGCTCGCCCACGCGAAGGCGCTCGGTGCGGATCTGATCTTCAACGCGAAGACCAGCGATCCCGCGGTTGCGTTGAAGAAGGAGACCGGCGGTGGTGCTCACGGTGTGTTGATCACGGCGCCGTCTCTGCCTGCCTTCAAGCAGGGCATTGCGATGGCGCGTAAACGCGGCATCTGCGCTCTGGTTGGGCTTCCCCCCGGCGACTTCCCTGTGCCGCTGTTCGATGTCGTGGCCAACTGCATCACCATTCGCGGCTCGTTCGTCGGCACCCGCGAGGACATGGCACAAGCGCTCGACTTCGCTGTACGCGGCAAGGTCAAGGCGGACATCGAACTGCAGCCGCTCTCCGAGATCAACAACATCTTCAAGCGCCTGCAGCATGGGGACGTCCCCGCTCGTGTCGTCCTCGAATTCAAATAG
- a CDS encoding NAD(P)(+) transhydrogenase (Re/Si-specific) subunit beta: MYPTIAHLITGAADLIAAFLFMYGLKRMSSPVSAPSGIRLAGYGMLLAVTASFLNVFTVDAAAKPHLWINLALAIVALLLGASAAWFKGRSVAMTEMPQMVAIYNGLGGGAAGAIAAVELFGNKTHGTGQLVVTLLGGLIGAISMSGSVIAWAKLDEVLKKPMRFPGQRLVNALVLIASLAIGGYIVVIAQTGATPLLPIASVLWIFFGTTLLFGILMTLPIGGADMPVVISIYNAATGLAVGLDGYVMQEPALMIAGMVVGAAGTLLTLLMAKAMNRSVSNVLFSNFGEASTKKLSQMKGEEKPVEASDAGIAMRYAKSVIIIPGYGLAVAQAQEKLYEFVKLLQSAGVSVKFAIHPVAGRMPGQMDVLLAEAGVPYDLIHQLDDINDEFASTDVALVIGANDVVNPAARTDKSSPIYGMPILNADKARKCYVVKRGQGKGYSGIENELFYEDNTFMVYGDAQAVLVKMIEAVRGLGAAAA, from the coding sequence ATGTATCCGACCATCGCACATCTCATCACAGGCGCGGCCGATCTCATCGCTGCCTTCCTCTTCATGTACGGCCTCAAGCGGATGTCCTCCCCGGTCTCAGCCCCATCGGGCATTCGACTCGCGGGTTATGGCATGCTACTGGCCGTCACCGCAAGCTTCCTCAACGTCTTCACGGTGGACGCAGCAGCCAAACCGCATCTCTGGATCAACCTCGCTCTCGCCATCGTCGCTCTGCTCCTTGGTGCGTCCGCCGCATGGTTCAAGGGCCGCTCAGTGGCCATGACCGAGATGCCGCAGATGGTGGCCATCTACAACGGCCTCGGCGGCGGTGCGGCGGGTGCGATCGCCGCCGTGGAACTGTTCGGGAACAAGACACACGGCACCGGGCAACTCGTCGTGACGCTCCTCGGCGGCCTTATCGGCGCCATCTCCATGTCAGGCTCCGTCATCGCATGGGCCAAGCTCGATGAGGTGCTCAAGAAGCCAATGCGCTTCCCCGGCCAGCGGCTTGTGAACGCGCTGGTCCTTATCGCATCGCTCGCAATCGGCGGCTACATCGTCGTCATCGCGCAGACCGGTGCGACGCCGCTGCTCCCCATCGCCTCCGTACTTTGGATTTTCTTCGGCACCACGCTGCTCTTCGGCATACTCATGACGCTTCCCATCGGCGGAGCGGACATGCCGGTGGTTATCTCCATCTACAACGCGGCAACCGGCCTGGCTGTTGGCCTGGATGGCTATGTGATGCAGGAGCCTGCCCTCATGATCGCGGGCATGGTCGTCGGCGCGGCTGGCACCCTGCTCACGCTTCTGATGGCCAAGGCCATGAATCGCTCCGTCAGCAATGTGCTCTTCTCGAACTTCGGCGAGGCGAGCACGAAGAAGCTGAGCCAGATGAAGGGCGAAGAGAAGCCGGTCGAGGCAAGCGATGCGGGTATCGCCATGCGCTATGCCAAGAGCGTCATCATCATCCCCGGATACGGTCTGGCCGTCGCTCAGGCGCAGGAGAAGCTCTACGAGTTCGTGAAGCTGCTGCAGTCTGCAGGCGTGAGCGTCAAGTTTGCTATCCATCCCGTCGCGGGCCGCATGCCGGGACAGATGGATGTGCTGCTCGCCGAGGCAGGCGTGCCGTATGACCTCATCCATCAACTCGACGACATCAACGACGAATTCGCCTCTACGGATGTAGCCCTGGTGATTGGAGCCAACGACGTCGTCAACCCCGCCGCGCGCACCGACAAATCCTCGCCCATTTACGGCATGCCCATCCTCAACGCGGACAAGGCGAGGAAGTGCTACGTCGTCAAACGCGGACAAGGCAAGGGCTACTCGGGCATCGAGAATGAACTCTTCTACGAGGACAACACCTTCATGGTCTACGGCGATGCGCAGGCCGTACTGGTCAAGATGATCGAGGCGGTACGCGGCCTCGGCGCTGCCGCGGCGTAG
- a CDS encoding NAD(P) transhydrogenase subunit alpha — translation MAITGFVALYIFMLAAFGGWVIIGNVPAILHTPLMSGSNFVHGIVVIGGIMALLNASTVTEQIIGFFAVLLGAGNAAGGYAVTDRMLAMFKTSGQQPVRILHARHPAKKS, via the coding sequence ATGGCAATCACGGGTTTTGTCGCACTTTATATCTTCATGCTCGCAGCCTTCGGGGGATGGGTCATCATCGGCAACGTGCCTGCCATCCTGCACACGCCTCTTATGTCCGGCTCCAACTTCGTCCATGGAATCGTCGTCATCGGCGGCATCATGGCTCTGCTGAACGCCAGCACGGTTACCGAACAGATCATCGGCTTCTTCGCGGTGCTGCTGGGTGCGGGCAATGCCGCGGGCGGATACGCGGTTACCGACCGCATGCTCGCCATGTTCAAGACCAGCGGACAGCAGCCGGTTCGTATCCTTCACGCAAGACATCCGGCGAAGAAGAGCTAG
- a CDS encoding NAD(P) transhydrogenase subunit alpha: MNVAVLKETAPHELRVALVPSVTEGLVKLGAKLHMQTGAGKASRFPDESYQDVTFFADRATLLAEADVVLAVQPPSLDVIDAMKEGAILICFVYAGHEHPLVKRMLEKKITCFAMERIPRITRAQSMDALSSQSALAGYYAVQLGATHMARVLPKITTAAGAIGPAHVLVMGLGVAGLEAVATAHRLGAVVEGYDVRPDTEEQVLSLGATFVETGVDAQGSGGYARELTPAEKTKVAAVLTTHIQQSDLIITTAAIPGKPSPKLISSAQVKGMKAGAVIVDLSAEGGGNCDDTVPGQTTEIGLVTIVAPLNVPSLLAQDASELYAKNQFALLKLMLKENVITVDWTDPVIAGTVLTHAGKLSAGVVKPSAPAPKQAA; encoded by the coding sequence GTGAATGTTGCAGTCCTGAAGGAAACGGCACCACACGAACTGCGGGTTGCTCTCGTTCCTTCCGTCACGGAGGGTCTGGTGAAGCTGGGCGCCAAGCTACACATGCAGACTGGTGCGGGGAAGGCGAGTCGCTTCCCCGATGAATCCTATCAAGACGTCACCTTCTTTGCGGACCGCGCGACACTCCTCGCGGAAGCTGATGTTGTCCTCGCGGTGCAGCCTCCGTCGCTCGACGTCATCGACGCGATGAAGGAGGGTGCCATCCTCATCTGTTTCGTCTATGCCGGGCATGAGCATCCTCTGGTCAAGCGCATGCTGGAGAAGAAGATCACCTGCTTCGCCATGGAGCGCATCCCTCGCATCACACGCGCACAGTCCATGGATGCGCTCTCCAGCCAGTCTGCATTGGCCGGATACTATGCGGTGCAGCTTGGCGCGACGCACATGGCTCGCGTGCTGCCGAAGATCACGACAGCGGCCGGAGCGATCGGCCCCGCGCATGTACTCGTGATGGGGCTTGGCGTCGCCGGTCTTGAGGCGGTCGCTACCGCGCATCGCCTCGGCGCGGTCGTTGAAGGGTATGACGTTCGTCCCGACACCGAGGAACAGGTTCTCTCGCTCGGAGCTACGTTCGTTGAGACTGGCGTGGATGCGCAGGGCAGCGGCGGTTACGCCCGAGAGCTCACGCCCGCGGAGAAGACCAAGGTTGCGGCTGTCCTGACCACGCACATCCAGCAGTCCGATCTCATCATCACCACGGCCGCGATTCCCGGCAAGCCCTCGCCCAAGCTCATCAGCAGCGCGCAGGTCAAAGGGATGAAGGCCGGCGCGGTGATCGTGGACCTCTCTGCCGAGGGCGGCGGCAACTGCGACGACACCGTGCCGGGCCAGACGACGGAGATTGGACTCGTGACGATTGTTGCGCCGCTCAACGTTCCCTCGCTGCTCGCGCAGGATGCCAGTGAGCTCTATGCGAAGAACCAGTTCGCGTTGCTCAAGCTGATGTTGAAAGAGAACGTCATCACCGTCGACTGGACCGATCCGGTCATTGCCGGTACGGTATTGACCCATGCGGGCAAGCTCTCAGCCGGGGTCGTCAAGCCGTCCGCACCAGCACCCAAGCAAGCAGCCTAA
- a CDS encoding NAD-dependent succinate-semialdehyde dehydrogenase translates to MAYESVNPYDGKTVKTFPELTDEQLEAKIATASACYETWKKTPYVKRAVIVAKAGELMRQHVDRFAKHATLEMGKLINEARGEVNFSANILSYYAKNGERFLAPVKLNPEHGEAHMESSPIGVIFGVEPWNFPYYQLARVAGPHLMAGNTLMVKHAGCVPQCAIEFEKLWIEAGAPEGLYTNLLISHAQSDKVIDDPRIKGVALTGSVAAGRSISARAGTNLKVSSMELGGSDAFIVLEDADLEKTIPWAVWGRMYNAGQTCCASKRFIVVEEIADKFLAQFKAALEALKPGDPMDERTTHGPLSTESALQDILKQVNAAVKHGAKVVLGGKRIDRPGSFMQTTILTDVKPGNPAFRDEFFGPVAMFFRVKDEAAAIALANDSDFGLGGSVFTRDVERGKRVATEVETGMMFINNIDWSDAELPFGGIKDSGYGRELGNMGIQEFVNKKLVRTHDMAAPLV, encoded by the coding sequence ATGGCCTACGAGAGCGTAAATCCGTACGACGGCAAGACAGTCAAGACATTCCCGGAGTTGACCGACGAACAGCTCGAAGCGAAGATTGCCACCGCATCCGCCTGTTATGAGACATGGAAGAAGACCCCCTACGTCAAGCGCGCCGTGATCGTCGCCAAGGCCGGTGAGTTGATGCGTCAGCATGTCGATCGCTTTGCCAAACACGCGACCCTCGAGATGGGCAAGCTCATCAACGAGGCGCGCGGTGAGGTCAACTTCAGCGCCAACATCCTTTCCTACTACGCCAAGAACGGCGAGCGCTTTCTGGCTCCGGTCAAGTTGAATCCGGAACACGGCGAGGCCCACATGGAGTCCAGTCCCATTGGCGTTATCTTCGGCGTGGAGCCGTGGAACTTCCCCTACTATCAACTGGCTCGCGTCGCCGGTCCGCATCTGATGGCGGGCAACACGCTGATGGTCAAGCATGCCGGCTGTGTGCCGCAGTGCGCCATCGAGTTTGAGAAGCTGTGGATCGAGGCCGGTGCGCCCGAAGGTCTTTACACCAACCTGCTTATCTCCCACGCGCAGTCGGACAAAGTGATCGACGATCCACGCATCAAGGGCGTCGCCCTCACGGGCAGCGTGGCAGCGGGCCGCAGCATTTCGGCTCGCGCCGGCACCAACCTGAAGGTCTCTTCGATGGAGCTGGGCGGCAGCGATGCCTTCATCGTTCTCGAAGACGCCGACCTGGAGAAGACGATCCCGTGGGCTGTATGGGGACGCATGTACAACGCCGGCCAGACCTGCTGCGCGTCGAAGCGCTTCATCGTCGTCGAGGAGATCGCGGACAAGTTCCTCGCGCAGTTCAAGGCGGCGCTCGAAGCGTTGAAGCCCGGCGACCCGATGGATGAGAGGACGACGCACGGTCCTCTCTCCACGGAGTCCGCGCTCCAGGACATCCTCAAGCAGGTGAATGCGGCGGTCAAGCACGGCGCGAAGGTCGTACTGGGCGGAAAGCGCATCGACCGTCCCGGCTCGTTCATGCAAACCACCATCCTGACCGATGTTAAGCCCGGGAACCCCGCCTTCCGCGACGAGTTTTTCGGGCCCGTCGCCATGTTCTTCCGTGTAAAGGACGAGGCCGCCGCGATTGCGTTGGCAAACGACTCCGACTTCGGTCTGGGCGGTTCGGTGTTCACCAGGGATGTGGAGCGCGGCAAGCGCGTCGCCACCGAGGTCGAGACCGGCATGATGTTCATCAACAACATCGACTGGAGCGACGCCGAGCTTCCCTTCGGCGGCATCAAGGACTCCGGCTATGGACGCGAGCTTGGCAACATGGGCATCCAGGAGTTCGTCAACAAGAAGCTGGTGCGCACCCACGATATGGCCGCACCGCTCGTCTAG